AACTGCGCACACGCGACAGCATTCATCACGCCCAATTCATCAAAGCCAATGAAACCTTGCGTCAGCTGATCCTGCGCACCTATCGCATCATCTGCGAAAATCTGATCGAGACCCCTTTTCGTGTATATCGCCAGCTGCCGGCCGCCGCTCAGATAGGCATTCTCAACCAACACATCAAATGGAATTGTCCCTACGCCTATCGCGGGCTGGCCAACATCCCGTTCATTCGGCTGGCACTGCTGGAACCGCCGGTGATCTTTTATCCCAAGAGGAACACCCGCTCCGGCTTGTTCAAAGAAGTGGGGCAAAATCCTCTGCACGATCTGGATATCAATGCCGAGGAATGGTTCTGCTATCCGGCGAAAATCGGCAAACTGCTGGCCTTTGCCTATTTTCACAAGCGGTTCATGGCGCAGGGCACTTCCCTGGTCAATCTGTTCGAACTGGCGCAGTTCGAGGACATCAATGACCGCCGCCCGGATCTACTCCTGCTCTTCGGTGGACCGCCCCTGCCCTTCACGCAAGAGCTGACCATCTTTCATCAGGACAAGGTGAACAACATCCTCACCGGCTATGTGGTCAATGATGAGAGTGTCGATTATTTCGGTTATATGAAAAAAATGCTGCTGACCCTGCACAACGTGCGAACGCTGGACCACGGCGTGCTGCCGGTGCATGGCGCCATGGTGTCCATCCGTCTCACCAACAAAGCGGCCGCCAACATTGTGATCATCGGCGACAGCGGCGCAGGCAAATCCGAGACCCTGGAGGCGTTTCGTCAATTAGCCCAGGAGCACATCAGCGACATGGACGTCATTTTCGACGACATGGGCAGCATCGACAAAAACCTCACCGCCTTCGGCACAGAGACCGGCGCGTTCCTGCGCCTGGACGATCTGCAGACCGGCTATGCGTTTCAGCAGATGGATCGTTCTATCTTTATGAACCCCCATCTGGTCAACGCGCGGGTGATTCTGCCGGTCAGCACGTATAAGCGCATCGTCCAGGGAACACCGGTGCAATACCTGCTGTATGCCAATAACTATGAACCGGTGGACGAAACCCATCCTGCCGTAGAGCTGTTCAACAGCGCGGAGGAAGCCCTGGCGGTCTTCAGCGAAGGCAAACGCATGGCCAAAGGAACCACCGCGGAAAAAGGTCTGGTGGCCAGTTACTTTGCCAATCCCTTCGGCGCGCCGCAGCGGCGCAGTCAGCATGAAGAATTAGCATCGCGGATCATGCTCACCTTGTTTGACCACCAGGTGGCCGTCGGCCAGCTGCGCACGCAGCTCGGCCTGACCGGGTGGGAACATACCGGCCCACAGGCCGCGGCCGAGGCGCTGTTCAAACTCATCAGTCAACGTATGCGCTGACAAATGACCGTGGAACCTTTTTCCCTCTCCTATCTTCTCCTGTTCGGCGTGGGCGCGATCGCCGGGTTCATGAATGTGCTGGCCGGCGGCGGCTCCATCCTGACGCTGCCGGCGCTGATTTTTCTCGGCCTGGACAGCGTCACGGCCAACGGCACCAATCGCATCGCCGTGGTGATGCAGAGCGCATCGGCTGTGGCAGCGTATCATCAAAAAAAAGTTCGGCTGTACAAAGAGAGCGTCCGTTACACGCTGCTCACCCTGCCCGGCGCAGTGCTCGGAGCGCTGTTCGCCGTCCAGATCGGCGACGCGGCCTTTAAAAAAATCCTCGGCGTGCTCACGCTCCTCATCGTCTCCACCCTTTTTCTTCCCATCACTAAAGGCAACAACCGTCAGGAGCAAAAAGCCTCCGCTTGGCTGTTCTATCCCGCAATGGTCGCCGTTGGTTTTTATGGGGGATTTTTGCAGGCCGGGGTGGGATTTATGATCATGGCCTGCTTGTATCATCTGGAAAAGCTGGAGCTCGTGCTTGTCAACATCCACAAGGTATTTCTGATGCTGTTTTTCACTCTGCCGGCGTTGCTGGTGTTCGCGCTCTCGGGCCATCTCCAGTGGCTGCCCGGCATCGTGCTCGCTTTCGGCAACGCCCTGGGCGCGTGGGTAGGCGCCAGGGCCAATCTTCAGGGCGGCGAAAAAGTAATCCGCATCATGGTGGCTGCGGCCGCCTCGATCATGGCGATCAAATTGCTGTGGTAACAGCTGAGGCTGCGGTCGATGAAACCCGCTGTGAATCCTTGCGCCGATCCATAGGGCCAAGGCCGCAGCGCCTGCAGGCTGCTGTGGCGCTGAGCTCACTGCCGGAACGGAGAACGGGCTGCTAAAACCATCGCCGCTTCCGGTGTGCTGATCACAAGCGGCGCAAGTTCAGCCAAATCTCCAGAACCCGGCCTGAACGCACCACCCGGCCGTATTCATTTTTATAATCCCTGAAAGTGAACCAATCCTCATCCGCCGCCAATTTGACCAGATACGCATCCAGGTTCGCCTGCACATGCGCGAAAGCCGCCCGGCAGGCGGCCGTGTCCGCATAGTCCACACGCAGCATCACAGAACGGCGTTCCTCGCCGTCCGGCCTTTCGACACAGACGCCGAAATGGTTGCCCTGCAATTGCAGGATATCGCCCTCGCCCAATGTGTACACCATCTGCAAACTGAGCGGCCCGGCGACCAACAATTCAGAGCCCGGGATCCGATCCGCGGGCATATCCCGCAGCCAATCCTGAGGCGCTTCCAAAGGAATCTGCTGCAACGCGCCCTGCAGCAATCGGATCATGGCGGAGAAATTGTCCGGCTCGCCGCTCTGATTGTTCACCTGAATAAACCAGCGTCCGCGTAACGCGGTGATCTGCCGATCGCTGCCGGTGTTGCGGTCCTCCACCCCCGGCGTCGGCCGCTCCTCTCCCTTTTTTGCCAGATAAACAGCCAGGGCGGCATCCGGACCGGTCATGCGATAGAGGTCGAGGCTGAGTTCCCGTTCACCGCAGCGATAACGCTGCACCGTGAGCTCGCTGAAACCGAATTCAAAAAACAGCTCGGCGCCGCCGTCGATATAACCGTACAGATCCTTTGCGGCAAAGATCATCGGCGCTTGATAGCGGCGCCAACCCGGCGCGAACTCGTCGCCCGGCCATTCCTGGCAGCAATCCGGCGGTCCTACGCCGCCCCACAGCCATCCCCAACCCAGGGCCAGCTGCAATAAAAATACTCGCATTCGAATACCGTTCTAAATAACAATATGGTTGATTCGTTCGAACGAGGCGATGCCGAGACCGTATTGCTCCGCCAGGTGCAGGTATTCGGTGTAGCGTGGATGCTCGTTCACTTTGACGTTCATCTCCTTGCGCTTGTCCACCAGCAGACGGTGGCACACGGCGTCCAAGGCAAAGGGATCGGTGGCGAAGAAAAGGGCGCCGTAATCATAGGCGAATTGAGCCGCCGGCATCGGACCGCCGTCGTACTGGCCGCGGAGACCGTCGGTGATGTTCAGCACCAGCTTGTCGCGAATGACCGGAAAAGCCGGCACCTCGGCGCAGACGTTGAAAAACAGCGGACGATGAAGCCGCGCGGTGTTGCAGATGGCGCCGTAGCTGATATTTTTCGTCGCCATGGAAACGCCGTTGCCCGTGTTCTTGAAAACCGGCAGGTTGATGATCTTGGTCAGCCTCTGCGTAAGCAGCTTGCCGAAATAAGAGTATTGGCCGTTGAATACATGCTGATTGAGATAGGCGGGGTCCGAGTCGCCCTCCACCTCGGCCCAATAGTACACCTCCCGGTCGAACTGGTCGCTGGAGCGGTGCGTGCCGTCGGGCTTGAGCCAGCGACTGTTGTCGTCCGTCTTGCCTTCGGCCGCCGCCTCGTCCATGGTCTGCAATCCTTCGATGCCCACGCCTGGGAAACGCTGACCGGTGATACCTGCATCTGCCAGCATATAATCAAACCGGTCCCAGATGATGATATTTTGCCGCGCCAGGCCGTTTGCGGTCAGCCAGTCGATGACGCAATCAATCAGCTCCAGATGGGTGGAGATGACGCCGGGCCCCACTGGGTTGACCTTGATTCCGACCACATCGTCTTGGCGAAAGAACAGGGCAAAACTTTTATCCGCCTCTTCACCGGTCAACTGGGACAACCCCTTATGAAACATGTCCGTAAGAAGATCCGGTTGAACTCTTGCGTCGCGGATCACCCTGGGATCGTTCACCTGAACCACACGGCCGGGAAATGGCCCTGGAAGCGAATGTGGGGTTCTAGCGATTTTGAGCGCTTCAGCGATGTTGGTCCTGGGCGGCTGCGCTTTGCCGGCGCTCTGCGCCCAAGCAGTGGGGTCGCCCAGCAGCAATCCGACGCCTGCGCTGATCTTGAACAAGTCCCGCCGGCTTACCCGGACCATTTCGTC
This sequence is a window from bacterium. Protein-coding genes within it:
- a CDS encoding TSUP family transporter; translated protein: MTVEPFSLSYLLLFGVGAIAGFMNVLAGGGSILTLPALIFLGLDSVTANGTNRIAVVMQSASAVAAYHQKKVRLYKESVRYTLLTLPGAVLGALFAVQIGDAAFKKILGVLTLLIVSTLFLPITKGNNRQEQKASAWLFYPAMVAVGFYGGFLQAGVGFMIMACLYHLEKLELVLVNIHKVFLMLFFTLPALLVFALSGHLQWLPGIVLAFGNALGAWVGARANLQGGEKVIRIMVAAAASIMAIKLLW
- a CDS encoding phosphoenolpyruvate carboxykinase — its product is MKLAYSIDADKVIIDYTSAYCETAEKLLRSKPFEHIVCRYLEKLAAKGSPIYEHLQERVEPRELSAVLRYAVILLRLLTSHSVKEISSFNRRFSRLLEDREVIYDFVEGLYDFWRSYERYIVLSAPKTKLRTRDSIHHAQFIKANETLRQLILRTYRIICENLIETPFRVYRQLPAAAQIGILNQHIKWNCPYAYRGLANIPFIRLALLEPPVIFYPKRNTRSGLFKEVGQNPLHDLDINAEEWFCYPAKIGKLLAFAYFHKRFMAQGTSLVNLFELAQFEDINDRRPDLLLLFGGPPLPFTQELTIFHQDKVNNILTGYVVNDESVDYFGYMKKMLLTLHNVRTLDHGVLPVHGAMVSIRLTNKAAANIVIIGDSGAGKSETLEAFRQLAQEHISDMDVIFDDMGSIDKNLTAFGTETGAFLRLDDLQTGYAFQQMDRSIFMNPHLVNARVILPVSTYKRIVQGTPVQYLLYANNYEPVDETHPAVELFNSAEEALAVFSEGKRMAKGTTAEKGLVASYFANPFGAPQRRSQHEELASRIMLTLFDHQVAVGQLRTQLGLTGWEHTGPQAAAEALFKLISQRMR
- a CDS encoding DUF362 domain-containing protein, whose product is MDEMVRVSRRDLFKISAGVGLLLGDPTAWAQSAGKAQPPRTNIAEALKIARTPHSLPGPFPGRVVQVNDPRVIRDARVQPDLLTDMFHKGLSQLTGEEADKSFALFFRQDDVVGIKVNPVGPGVISTHLELIDCVIDWLTANGLARQNIIIWDRFDYMLADAGITGQRFPGVGIEGLQTMDEAAAEGKTDDNSRWLKPDGTHRSSDQFDREVYYWAEVEGDSDPAYLNQHVFNGQYSYFGKLLTQRLTKIINLPVFKNTGNGVSMATKNISYGAICNTARLHRPLFFNVCAEVPAFPVIRDKLVLNITDGLRGQYDGGPMPAAQFAYDYGALFFATDPFALDAVCHRLLVDKRKEMNVKVNEHPRYTEYLHLAEQYGLGIASFERINHIVI